A window from Micromonospora profundi encodes these proteins:
- a CDS encoding DUF4011 domain-containing protein yields the protein MSDSVFAQFTADDDQLAVGLLVQPAINAALVHNRVPLVRHLTLTNRSSVPLTDVTLTLELRGPDGALTEPWSRTVTTPLRPGASTSWDDFRDFTPDRGLLYRTGEAFPVDYSLTVEAADNALTLVAPSKVLAHNEWFNSPALYDTLAAFVQPNTRAVDAVLRAAAQILLARTGSGSLQGYQDGAERASLIAAAVYEALRQLEISYQIVPASFENSGQKVRTTAAVLDGRMGNCLDLSVTYAACLEAAGLRPLIFITKGHAFGGFLLEEERLGSTAVTESNLLISMVDSGRAVPVELTRVGPGDQTATFTEAVRAGLGHFRVESHLLHGVVDVHLAHRSGIRPLPSADELVAAAPADAEATPKISASLDLPPGVAAAKLRQLADDGDEVAQQSDGSPARIQQWKKSLLDLSLRNPLLNLPKRGRGLDLHVPAGALPLLDDLIHDGKQVQIIPQDDISRVQELAGARRAQELDAEILTKELRTDRRVYGGVTEARYKTVMRTLQREARTMEQETGSNYLYLTIGTLVHTKSTGAEAYAPLFLLPVRIEGGSGRRPYAMVIDGTEVAIPNHCLVEWLRVKHSVRIPELEQPVLDENGIDIAKTLAAINTGLVDNRLNYRIDETASLRLLQFSTFQMWRDLTDHWPRFMENPVVRHLVESSGATFDDPARPDDAEVLVDEADLHLPIPADGSQMQAIVRAERGHSFVLEGPPGTGKSQTITNMIARAVASGRSVLFVAEKQAALEVVKRRLKQIGLGPFALDLHGRKQSLNAIRQQLRDALDQHDQDGDGTWTAVETAYRTRLAPLTEYPVQVHTPNPAGMSLWSAYEQTLAYGEGPVAPIPVSYLHAPADARARVETTLREFPAAARSARVRAAHPWALSGCRTLDGLHGAAVTEIAAELETLRADLAAHPYLMDLLRTLPAPEAVGELTAAAWLAVRRMLPDRQTTARAADRQWDDGVSRLQADLAAFRQGFAGELASFRADVFARPELTAWHAEAQEVAKRLFGKRKRRQAIVDRLAVHLVAGATLDADQVEVAVGRLVAAQAQVAALHERAAALGGLRLPAWQPTDPDAQERLAEAVEATRTGRALLARHPRAWELFDSGFTEVGAALLDRVVSRWRAWRGVLRSAGPELTLWAAGTHWVDAWQRDGAVWLHELRAEELFPLRRWATVLGHADVLASAGLTDFRDQLLRAELPAGVAEEVYRRGVAAASLAERVRTNGFQYFDPELHDDEISQFEAAASELRSALPTQLPAVLVRRRPFSPTDRRGRFADFAAELRRKRGGRSFRELFEQYPDAVLALTPCVLVSPASAANFLAPGSQRFDLVIFDEASQIRVAEAIGAMGRGSAVVVVGDSRQMPPSSIMQASHTTDEIDEGDGPVPEDLESILSEAVESGLPQRWLSWHYRSHDESLIAFSNRYYYDNKLSSLPSPGASSTAGVTWQRVDGQYDRGGARTNEVEARAILADITRRLHDPATATRSIGVVTFNIQQRDLILNLLEESTDPVIREQLSGAVPEPIFVKNLENVQGDERDVVLFSLAFSTNPETGQLPLNFGPLSQAGGERRLNVAITRARRQVVLYSSFDPSDIDLSRTSALGTQHLRAYCELAAAGADRLGDLTADRTERRSRIRDEVAAALRERGHEVRTSHGLSDFTVDIAVRKPGSPRWQVAVMLDGPDWSSRPTVADRDSAPTLLRSIMGWPEVVRFWLPAWIHDRSAMLDRVDEAVTRAETPATVEPSTAAPPHGDVELPQPRQAPDAEPPHPAPAAESPPPLATEEEPPPAAAPAPVTALATAPAADTIKVSPFVPYTPTPLGDQADLDLLATDQRVRALMRDALRDIIDAEGPVEQHRLARLALARFGFLRTREDRRTAVLALVDSRRLHTHPTLGRYAWPEGVDPQTYRAYRVTQASNDRAFEEVPPEEVANALVHVLQGVPAMDEERLLRAGLERLGYRRRTEKIDKLLRYGLHVAVTSGRLRHDSAGRLTLA from the coding sequence ATGTCCGACAGCGTGTTCGCGCAGTTCACCGCCGACGACGACCAGCTCGCCGTCGGGCTGCTCGTGCAGCCGGCGATCAACGCCGCCCTGGTGCACAACCGCGTGCCGTTGGTCCGGCACCTCACGCTCACCAACCGCAGCTCGGTGCCGTTGACCGACGTGACGCTGACGCTGGAGTTGCGCGGCCCGGACGGCGCGTTGACCGAGCCGTGGTCCCGTACGGTCACCACACCTCTGCGGCCCGGTGCGAGCACGAGTTGGGACGACTTCCGGGACTTCACGCCCGACCGTGGCCTGCTCTACCGCACTGGTGAGGCGTTCCCTGTCGACTACAGCCTCACCGTCGAGGCGGCCGACAACGCGCTGACGCTCGTTGCTCCATCAAAGGTGTTGGCGCACAACGAGTGGTTCAACAGCCCCGCCCTGTACGACACTCTGGCGGCCTTCGTGCAGCCGAACACCCGTGCGGTGGACGCGGTCCTGCGGGCTGCCGCGCAGATCCTGCTGGCACGGACGGGCTCCGGCTCGCTACAGGGCTACCAGGACGGCGCGGAGCGGGCGTCGCTGATCGCCGCCGCCGTGTACGAGGCGCTGCGGCAGTTGGAGATCAGCTACCAGATCGTGCCGGCATCGTTCGAGAACAGCGGGCAGAAGGTCCGTACGACCGCCGCGGTGCTGGACGGGCGGATGGGCAACTGCCTCGACCTGTCGGTCACGTACGCCGCGTGCCTGGAGGCGGCGGGGCTGCGCCCGCTCATCTTCATTACCAAGGGCCACGCCTTCGGCGGCTTCCTGCTGGAGGAGGAACGGCTGGGCTCGACTGCGGTGACCGAGAGCAACCTGCTGATCTCGATGGTCGACTCCGGCCGGGCGGTGCCGGTGGAGCTGACCCGTGTCGGACCGGGCGACCAGACCGCGACGTTCACCGAGGCGGTACGGGCCGGGTTGGGCCACTTCCGGGTCGAGAGCCATCTCCTGCACGGCGTCGTCGACGTACACCTGGCGCACCGTTCGGGGATCCGGCCGTTGCCGTCGGCCGACGAACTGGTGGCGGCCGCCCCGGCGGACGCCGAGGCGACGCCGAAGATCAGCGCGTCCCTCGACCTTCCGCCCGGCGTCGCGGCGGCGAAGTTGCGGCAGCTCGCCGACGACGGCGACGAGGTGGCGCAGCAGTCCGACGGCTCGCCGGCCCGCATCCAGCAGTGGAAGAAGTCGCTGCTCGACCTGAGTCTGCGCAACCCGCTGCTAAACCTGCCCAAGCGGGGCCGTGGCTTGGACCTGCACGTGCCGGCGGGCGCGTTGCCGCTGCTGGACGACCTGATCCACGACGGCAAGCAGGTGCAGATCATTCCCCAGGACGACATCAGCCGGGTCCAGGAGTTGGCGGGGGCGCGCCGGGCGCAGGAACTCGACGCGGAGATCCTGACCAAGGAGCTGCGTACCGACCGGCGGGTGTACGGCGGGGTCACCGAAGCGCGCTACAAGACGGTGATGCGCACGCTGCAGCGCGAGGCGCGCACGATGGAGCAGGAGACCGGCAGCAACTACCTCTACCTGACCATCGGCACGCTCGTGCACACAAAGAGCACCGGGGCTGAGGCGTACGCGCCGCTGTTCCTGCTGCCGGTGCGTATCGAGGGCGGCAGCGGCCGCCGCCCGTACGCGATGGTCATCGACGGCACCGAGGTCGCCATCCCCAACCACTGCCTTGTCGAGTGGCTGCGGGTCAAGCACAGCGTCCGGATCCCGGAGCTTGAGCAGCCGGTCCTCGACGAGAACGGCATCGACATCGCCAAGACCCTGGCTGCGATCAACACCGGCCTCGTCGACAACCGGCTCAACTACCGCATCGACGAGACGGCAAGCCTGCGGCTGTTGCAGTTCTCCACGTTCCAGATGTGGCGGGACCTCACCGACCACTGGCCCCGGTTCATGGAGAACCCGGTGGTGCGGCACCTTGTCGAGTCGTCCGGCGCCACGTTCGACGACCCGGCCCGCCCGGACGACGCCGAGGTGCTTGTCGACGAGGCGGACCTGCACCTGCCGATCCCCGCCGACGGCTCACAGATGCAGGCCATTGTGCGTGCCGAGCGTGGCCACTCGTTCGTCCTGGAGGGTCCGCCCGGCACCGGCAAGTCGCAGACCATCACCAACATGATCGCCCGCGCGGTCGCGTCCGGCCGGTCGGTGCTGTTCGTCGCCGAGAAGCAGGCAGCGCTGGAGGTGGTGAAGCGTCGGCTCAAGCAGATCGGCCTCGGCCCGTTCGCGCTGGACCTGCACGGGCGCAAGCAGTCCCTCAACGCCATCCGCCAACAGCTCCGCGACGCCCTCGACCAGCACGACCAGGACGGCGACGGCACGTGGACGGCAGTGGAGACGGCCTACCGCACGCGCCTCGCCCCGCTGACCGAGTACCCGGTCCAGGTGCACACCCCCAACCCCGCCGGGATGTCGCTCTGGTCGGCCTACGAGCAGACCCTGGCGTACGGGGAGGGACCGGTCGCCCCGATCCCGGTGAGCTATCTGCACGCGCCCGCCGACGCACGCGCCCGGGTCGAGACGACACTGCGGGAGTTCCCGGCGGCGGCACGCTCGGCCCGGGTGCGGGCTGCGCATCCCTGGGCGCTCAGTGGCTGCCGCACCCTCGACGGGCTGCACGGCGCCGCCGTCACCGAGATCGCCGCCGAGTTGGAAACCCTGCGGGCCGACCTCGCCGCCCACCCGTACCTGATGGATCTGCTGCGGACGTTGCCCGCCCCGGAGGCCGTCGGCGAGCTGACGGCGGCCGCGTGGCTCGCCGTACGCCGAATGCTGCCGGACCGGCAGACCACAGCGCGGGCCGCCGACCGGCAGTGGGACGACGGCGTCAGCCGGCTTCAGGCGGACCTGGCGGCCTTCCGGCAGGGGTTCGCCGGTGAGCTCGCGAGTTTCCGCGCGGACGTCTTCGCGCGGCCCGAGTTGACGGCCTGGCACGCCGAGGCGCAGGAGGTGGCGAAGCGGCTGTTCGGCAAACGCAAACGTCGGCAGGCCATCGTGGACCGGCTCGCGGTCCACCTGGTCGCCGGTGCGACGCTCGACGCCGACCAGGTGGAGGTGGCAGTCGGTCGGCTCGTCGCCGCCCAGGCGCAGGTCGCCGCGCTCCACGAGCGGGCTGCGGCGCTTGGTGGGCTGCGGCTACCGGCGTGGCAGCCCACCGACCCGGACGCGCAGGAACGGCTCGCGGAGGCGGTCGAGGCGACCCGGACCGGCCGGGCGCTCCTGGCCCGGCACCCGCGGGCCTGGGAGCTGTTCGACAGCGGGTTCACCGAGGTCGGCGCGGCCCTGCTCGACCGGGTCGTCTCCCGGTGGCGGGCCTGGCGTGGGGTGCTGCGGTCGGCCGGGCCGGAGCTGACCCTGTGGGCGGCCGGCACGCACTGGGTCGACGCCTGGCAGCGCGACGGCGCGGTGTGGCTGCACGAACTGCGGGCCGAGGAGCTGTTTCCGCTGCGCCGATGGGCCACCGTCCTGGGCCACGCCGACGTGCTCGCCTCTGCCGGCCTCACCGACTTCCGGGACCAGCTGCTCCGCGCCGAGTTGCCCGCCGGGGTCGCCGAGGAGGTCTACCGCCGGGGTGTCGCCGCCGCGTCCCTCGCCGAGCGGGTGCGGACGAACGGGTTTCAGTACTTCGACCCGGAACTGCACGACGACGAGATCAGCCAGTTCGAGGCCGCCGCCAGTGAGCTGCGGTCCGCGCTGCCAACGCAGTTGCCTGCCGTGCTGGTCCGTCGCCGGCCCTTCAGCCCCACCGACCGTCGGGGCCGTTTCGCCGACTTCGCCGCCGAGCTTCGCCGCAAGCGAGGTGGGCGGTCCTTCCGGGAGTTGTTCGAGCAGTACCCGGACGCGGTGCTCGCACTGACCCCGTGCGTGCTGGTCAGCCCCGCGTCGGCGGCGAACTTCCTGGCACCGGGCAGCCAACGCTTCGACCTCGTCATCTTCGACGAGGCGTCGCAGATCCGCGTGGCCGAGGCGATCGGCGCGATGGGTCGGGGCAGCGCCGTGGTGGTGGTCGGCGACTCCCGGCAGATGCCGCCCAGCAGCATCATGCAGGCCAGCCACACCACCGACGAGATCGACGAGGGCGACGGCCCGGTGCCGGAGGACCTGGAGAGCATCCTCAGCGAGGCCGTCGAATCGGGGCTGCCGCAGCGCTGGCTGTCCTGGCACTACCGCAGCCACGACGAGTCACTTATCGCCTTCTCCAACCGCTACTACTACGACAACAAGCTCTCCAGCCTCCCGTCGCCCGGCGCCAGCAGCACCGCGGGCGTCACCTGGCAGCGCGTCGACGGCCAGTACGACAGGGGCGGCGCACGGACCAACGAGGTCGAGGCGCGGGCGATCCTCGCCGACATCACCCGTCGCCTGCACGACCCGGCCACCGCCACCCGGTCGATCGGCGTGGTCACCTTCAACATCCAGCAACGTGACCTCATCCTCAACCTGCTGGAGGAGAGCACCGACCCGGTCATCCGCGAGCAGCTCTCCGGGGCCGTCCCGGAGCCGATCTTCGTGAAGAACCTGGAGAACGTGCAGGGCGACGAGCGGGACGTCGTCCTGTTCTCCCTCGCCTTCTCCACCAACCCGGAAACCGGCCAGCTCCCGCTGAACTTCGGCCCGCTCAGCCAGGCCGGCGGCGAGCGGCGGCTCAACGTGGCCATCACCCGCGCCCGCCGCCAGGTCGTCCTCTACTCGTCGTTCGACCCCTCGGACATCGACCTGTCCCGCACCTCCGCGCTTGGCACACAGCACCTGCGGGCGTACTGCGAACTGGCCGCCGCCGGCGCGGACCGCCTGGGCGACCTGACCGCCGACCGCACCGAGCGGCGCAGCCGCATCCGCGACGAGGTGGCTGCGGCGCTGCGCGAGCGCGGCCACGAGGTCCGCACGTCACACGGCCTCTCCGACTTCACAGTCGACATCGCCGTACGCAAGCCGGGCTCGCCCCGATGGCAGGTCGCTGTCATGCTCGACGGCCCGGACTGGAGTTCCCGGCCGACGGTGGCCGACCGGGACTCCGCACCCACCCTGCTCCGGTCGATCATGGGCTGGCCGGAGGTGGTCCGGTTCTGGCTCCCGGCGTGGATCCACGACCGGTCGGCCATGCTCGACCGGGTCGACGAGGCCGTCACCCGCGCCGAGACCCCCGCGACCGTCGAGCCGTCAACAGCCGCACCCCCACACGGGGACGTCGAGTTGCCGCAACCACGCCAGGCACCAGACGCCGAGCCGCCCCACCCGGCGCCAGCCGCCGAGTCACCGCCGCCACTCGCGACCGAGGAAGAACCACCCCCGGCTGCGGCGCCCGCGCCCGTCACCGCACTCGCCACCGCGCCGGCCGCCGACACCATCAAGGTCAGCCCATTCGTTCCGTACACCCCGACGCCGCTCGGCGACCAGGCCGACCTCGACCTGCTCGCCACCGACCAGCGCGTACGCGCCCTCATGCGCGACGCGCTGCGCGACATCATCGACGCCGAAGGTCCCGTCGAGCAGCACCGGCTCGCCCGGCTGGCCCTCGCCCGCTTCGGGTTCCTGCGCACACGCGAGGACCGGCGCACAGCAGTGCTGGCGCTCGTTGACTCCCGCCGGCTGCACACCCACCCGACCCTGGGCCGGTATGCCTGGCCGGAAGGCGTCGACCCGCAGACGTACCGCGCGTACCGGGTCACCCAGGCGAGCAACGACCGCGCGTTCGAGGAGGTGCCACCGGAGGAGGTGGCCAACGCTCTCGTGCACGTGCTCCAGGGCGTACCGGCCATGGACGAGGAGCGGCTGCTGCGCGCCGGCCTGGAACGGCTCGGCTACCGGCGACGTACCGAAAAAATCGACAAGCTCCTCCGGTACGGCCTGCACGTAGCGGTAACCAGCGGTCGCCTCCGCCACGACTCGGCCGGTCGCCTCACCCTGGCCTGA
- a CDS encoding cupin domain-containing protein, which produces MLIIEGAGRWTAPAGAANDWVEHLSVPDLSVGTYCIPAGGLDDQSPHTEDEIYVVTAGRARIVTPDGTADVGPGSVIFVPAGEEHRFDEVTEDLALLVVFGPAYGSRAPGRRAE; this is translated from the coding sequence ATGCTGATCATCGAAGGCGCGGGCCGGTGGACCGCACCCGCCGGGGCTGCCAACGACTGGGTCGAGCACCTGAGTGTGCCGGACCTGTCGGTGGGAACGTACTGCATCCCGGCGGGCGGTCTCGACGATCAGAGCCCGCACACCGAGGACGAGATCTACGTGGTCACCGCCGGTCGCGCCCGGATCGTGACCCCGGACGGCACGGCCGACGTTGGCCCGGGGTCGGTGATCTTCGTGCCGGCTGGCGAGGAGCACCGTTTCGACGAGGTGACCGAGGACCTGGCGTTGCTTGTGGTGTTCGGACCGGCATACGGCTCGCGCGCTCCGGGGCGGCGAGCCGAGTAG
- a CDS encoding WXG100-like domain-containing protein has protein sequence MGIQIPGELSGLLNELGYVWPESDEERLFELAQAWIAFGAEADAAATDATAAVALLAGNDGSALEAFRGQWSDSDSAAAVLQDLGFGARAVGAALLVCALVVLALKINVIVQLTLLAISIAQAIATAAPTFGASLLEIPVFKKLVDIAIDFLIGQALEAILG, from the coding sequence ATGGGCATTCAGATCCCCGGCGAGCTGTCTGGACTGCTGAACGAACTCGGCTATGTGTGGCCGGAGAGCGACGAGGAACGGCTCTTCGAGCTCGCTCAGGCGTGGATCGCGTTCGGCGCCGAGGCGGATGCCGCAGCGACCGACGCCACCGCGGCCGTCGCGCTGCTCGCCGGCAACGACGGCAGCGCGCTGGAAGCCTTCCGCGGCCAGTGGTCGGACTCCGACTCCGCTGCCGCCGTACTCCAGGATCTCGGCTTCGGTGCCCGTGCGGTGGGCGCCGCCCTGCTGGTCTGCGCCCTCGTCGTCCTCGCACTGAAGATCAACGTCATTGTGCAGCTCACCCTGCTGGCCATCTCGATCGCGCAGGCCATCGCCACGGCGGCCCCGACGTTCGGTGCGTCCCTGTTGGAGATTCCGGTCTTCAAGAAGTTGGTCGACATCGCCATCGACTTCCTGATCGGCCAGGCACTGGAGGCGATCCTTGGGTAG
- a CDS encoding WXG100 family type VII secretion target, which yields MRPLDVDSEQLRLAAGGVQRAGERLEQQWQRLRATADGMGDIFGGDDVGGLIGASYQAAQQIAEQSITSVVAAFAGFGDGLAKMGTAYDEVESRNAALFDRFN from the coding sequence GTGAGGCCCCTGGATGTCGACTCGGAGCAGCTGCGGCTGGCGGCCGGCGGCGTGCAGCGGGCGGGTGAGCGCCTTGAGCAGCAGTGGCAGCGGCTGCGCGCGACAGCGGACGGCATGGGTGACATCTTCGGCGGTGACGACGTGGGTGGGCTGATCGGCGCGTCGTACCAGGCGGCCCAGCAGATCGCCGAGCAGTCGATCACGTCGGTGGTCGCGGCCTTCGCCGGTTTCGGCGACGGGCTCGCCAAGATGGGTACGGCGTACGACGAGGTCGAGTCGCGTAACGCTGCCCTCTTCGACAGGTTCAACTGA
- a CDS encoding YbaB/EbfC family DNA-binding protein, translating to MPNDAHLTGLDALLSETRQALEAARSRTSGEAPADDEQPVGHGEALDGQVRAAVRGGRVDELTVDPRLMRLPAQDLMEHVRAAVNAALDDLGSHQPELPAVELDSLAGGLQEVQDRSLRQMAQMNEALQDVVALLRTPRR from the coding sequence GTGCCGAACGATGCTCACCTGACCGGTCTGGACGCTCTGCTCAGCGAGACGCGACAGGCCCTGGAGGCGGCGCGTTCCCGCACCTCGGGCGAGGCGCCGGCCGACGACGAACAGCCCGTCGGTCACGGCGAGGCGCTCGACGGCCAGGTTCGGGCGGCGGTTCGCGGCGGGCGCGTCGACGAGCTGACTGTCGACCCGAGGCTGATGCGGTTGCCGGCGCAGGATCTGATGGAGCATGTCAGGGCGGCGGTCAACGCGGCGCTCGACGACCTCGGCAGTCACCAGCCCGAGCTTCCTGCCGTGGAACTCGACAGCCTGGCCGGAGGGCTCCAGGAGGTGCAGGACCGTTCGTTGCGACAGATGGCCCAGATGAACGAGGCACTTCAGGACGTCGTCGCACTGCTGAGGACACCACGACGGTGA
- a CDS encoding DivIVA domain-containing protein, with translation MSARNQRPEPASGGTTYRSGAYTSLLPWQVRERRFAPTGLGRRGLNPDDVYAFLDRVAGDMAAVYAALAESRLETARIKHALRRWQTEQARARNDRDRNR, from the coding sequence ATGAGCGCCAGAAACCAGCGACCAGAGCCGGCGAGCGGTGGTACGACGTACCGCTCCGGCGCGTACACCAGTCTGTTGCCGTGGCAGGTGCGTGAGCGCCGCTTCGCGCCGACCGGGCTCGGACGTCGCGGTTTGAACCCCGACGACGTGTACGCCTTCCTCGACCGGGTCGCGGGCGACATGGCCGCCGTCTACGCCGCTCTCGCCGAGAGTCGCCTCGAAACCGCCCGGATCAAGCACGCGCTGCGCCGCTGGCAGACCGAGCAGGCCCGCGCTCGCAACGACCGGGACCGCAACCGATGA